One window from the genome of Bacilli bacterium encodes:
- a CDS encoding RNA methyltransferase has protein sequence MTRETKIISSRSNDLVKQVIALKEKKYRDATNSFIIEGEHLFSMAKSKKVIQKVFCLKEGFDRDEIRVSYDVMAKMSSLKSVPDVLAIVEKPNGSVINKTNLLFLDGIQDPGNMGTIIRTATAFGFEGIIASYESADFYNQKTIMASQGTIFSLPLVRMSSKEFITYARENKYQIIASSLDKESVDIKNLKVKGKYILVIGNEGQGISETVLKAATDKVIIPIKDVDSLNAGVAAGILMYQLKQNTHL, from the coding sequence ATGACGCGAGAAACGAAAATTATATCTAGTCGAAGCAATGATTTGGTCAAGCAAGTCATCGCCTTAAAAGAAAAAAAATATCGCGACGCGACCAATAGCTTTATTATTGAAGGCGAACACCTATTTTCGATGGCTAAATCAAAAAAAGTCATTCAGAAGGTTTTTTGTTTAAAAGAGGGGTTTGACCGCGATGAAATAAGGGTCAGTTATGATGTGATGGCGAAGATGAGTTCATTAAAATCGGTTCCGGATGTGCTGGCGATTGTCGAAAAGCCGAATGGCAGCGTTATAAATAAGACCAACCTTTTATTTCTTGATGGGATTCAAGATCCGGGCAATATGGGAACCATCATTAGAACCGCGACGGCATTCGGTTTTGAGGGGATTATCGCCAGTTACGAAAGTGCCGATTTTTACAATCAAAAAACGATCATGGCCTCGCAAGGAACAATTTTTTCGCTTCCCCTGGTACGGATGAGTTCAAAAGAGTTTATCACCTATGCCCGGGAGAATAAATATCAGATTATCGCTTCTTCGTTAGATAAGGAAAGCGTCGATATCAAAAACCTGAAAGTCAAAGGAAAATATATCTTAGTAATCGGTAACGAAGGTCAGGGAATAAGCGAAACTGTACTGAAGGCGGCGACGGACAAGGTGATCATTCCCATCAAAGATGTCGATTCGTTGAATGCCGGAGTGGCCGCGGGCATTTTAATGTATCAATTAAAGCAAAATACCCACTTATAA
- the mraZ gene encoding division/cell wall cluster transcriptional repressor MraZ — protein MFFGTYYHSLDSKGRLVIPSHFREQVKDRLYVMNGYNGTLEIYLPEDFDALVKKTSSLSYNHKDERDFIRLRLASVIETELDDHGRIALPLKILTRLDIKKSVAVIGVNDHFEVWNQEKWGEYSQDIAQRMESIAEGLPEDKNHE, from the coding sequence ATGTTTTTTGGAACTTATTACCATTCGCTTGATAGTAAAGGCCGCTTGGTTATTCCAAGTCACTTTCGTGAGCAAGTAAAAGATCGTCTTTACGTTATGAATGGTTATAACGGAACGCTTGAAATATATCTCCCCGAAGACTTTGATGCTTTGGTCAAAAAGACTTCATCTCTGTCTTACAATCATAAAGATGAACGCGACTTTATTCGTTTACGGTTAGCGAGCGTGATTGAAACGGAACTGGATGATCACGGCCGGATTGCTCTTCCCCTAAAAATTCTTACTCGACTTGATATTAAGAAATCCGTAGCCGTAATCGGCGTCAATGATCATTTCGAAGTGTGGAATCAGGAAAAATGGGGTGAATATTCGCAGGACATCGCGCAGCGGATGGAGTCAATAGCCGAGGGCTTACCTGAGGATAAGAACCATGAGTAG
- the rsmH gene encoding 16S rRNA (cytosine(1402)-N(4))-methyltransferase RsmH translates to MSSENEHIPVLLSEVISGLNIRDGGIYVDLTLGRAGHSKEILKRIPHGHLYGFDQDPEALTRSKEVLEKSGGNWTTIHANFAEAAEKLESLGINKVDGILMDLGVSSPQFDEADRGFSYRYDALLDMRMDPSSMRPTAYDIVNTFSLEALTKIFRDYGEEKFAYSIAQNIIRNRTKKPIVTTNDLVGIIKNSKPDSELRKKGHPAKQTFQALRIAVNDELNVLRVALEKCIPLLNSGGRIAVITFQSLEDRIVKEVFKNSAVVIGDKRNPFQTEKEYRLVNRKVIVPSQEEVLRNRRSTSAKLRILERK, encoded by the coding sequence ATGAGTAGTGAAAATGAACACATACCGGTTCTGCTTTCCGAAGTAATTTCGGGTTTAAACATTCGCGACGGAGGAATATATGTCGATTTGACGCTTGGACGAGCGGGGCATAGCAAAGAAATTCTAAAGCGAATTCCCCATGGTCACCTCTATGGATTTGATCAGGATCCGGAAGCACTTACGAGGAGTAAGGAAGTTTTGGAAAAAAGCGGCGGTAATTGGACGACTATCCACGCCAACTTTGCCGAGGCGGCGGAAAAACTGGAAAGCCTGGGGATAAACAAAGTGGATGGAATACTGATGGATCTCGGTGTCAGTTCCCCACAATTTGATGAAGCCGATCGTGGATTCTCCTATCGTTACGATGCGCTGCTTGATATGCGCATGGACCCGTCCTCAATGCGCCCGACTGCTTATGACATCGTCAACACATTCTCTCTCGAGGCTTTAACGAAGATATTCAGAGACTATGGCGAAGAAAAATTTGCTTATAGTATCGCCCAAAATATTATTCGCAATCGAACGAAAAAACCGATTGTGACCACCAATGATTTAGTGGGAATCATTAAGAATAGCAAACCTGACAGCGAATTGAGAAAAAAAGGACATCCGGCAAAGCAGACTTTTCAAGCTTTGCGCATCGCCGTTAATGACGAGTTAAATGTTCTACGAGTTGCCCTTGAAAAATGCATTCCGTTATTAAATAGTGGCGGAAGAATTGCGGTCATAACCTTTCAGAGTCTAGAGGACCGAATTGTAAAGGAAGTATTTAAGAACAGTGCCGTGGTAATCGGCGACAAACGTAATCCGTTTCAAACTGAGAAGGAATATCGGCTCGTCAATCGAAAGGTGATTGTCCCCAGTCAGGAAGAAGTTTTACGAAATCGCCGTTCAACATCGGCTAAATTAAGAATCTTAGAAAGAAAGTAG
- the pheT gene encoding phenylalanine--tRNA ligase subunit beta yields the protein MKFSLNWLNKYVDLSGLSPKQISDRLTFAGIEVEGFYPLAFGDRLVIGQILEVKTHPDSDHLHVLSVNLGAKYGLRQIVCGAPNVKKGLKVIVALENCHLANDVVITPSTIRGVESNGMCCSLSELGVEHKFLNENQIAGIEELPDEAEVGNENVLSYLGLDDVILDLKLLANRPDCSAAINLSRELGGLFERKVSLPTANLKADFDSGLKVESQTEKCPLFSLMEIKGIRVKPSPKWLKTVLMASGIRSINNVVDIGNYIMLLTGQPLHMYDLDKVNGESFVIRDDIEDEDWMALDDNAYHVMAGDIAITVNNKIMCLGGVMGSKTAEVDAGSKHIAVEAALFDGATIRHTSTRLNLVSDSSSRFAKGINPHQSEWVLALVSRLLRELADAKEISNVITYDHINHGKQLISFSIQDINHRLGTSFSLSEIKKALTNLSFKIIEERAESALVVEVPDFRIDISGVADLSEEVIRYYGYDNVVSSLPIFATTVGGYNFEQDAIKKLRHFLLSNGLNEALTYSLISEQETKEFAYLNKDIPFKLLHPMTPEHALFRTNTLASLLKVAEYNVAHQMEDFALFEISNAYGQNSSMTQLSVVLVGQDKKWGSIQKESYNYYHAKGLLEGIFLAFGIEPSRYHLQKFSSSGNEFHPGRSAEVFFAKDPTAVLGEIHPEWKKNHGFNKLAVVALTLNLDSLLALKTSPIKSKAIPKYPFVRRDLAFVIEQAIAVSDVEKCIKKAGRALVKNVEVFDVYQGEHVQDGMKSIAISVFYGDDKKTLTDGDVRTIEEEIKSALFHQFKAELRG from the coding sequence ATGAAATTCTCATTAAATTGGTTAAATAAATATGTCGATTTATCCGGCTTAAGTCCAAAGCAGATAAGCGATCGCCTAACTTTTGCCGGCATTGAAGTCGAAGGTTTTTATCCTCTGGCGTTTGGTGACCGTTTGGTCATCGGCCAAATTTTGGAAGTAAAGACTCATCCCGATTCTGACCATCTTCATGTTTTGAGCGTTAATTTGGGGGCAAAATACGGACTTCGTCAAATTGTCTGCGGAGCGCCGAATGTTAAAAAAGGACTTAAGGTCATCGTGGCCTTAGAAAACTGCCACCTTGCCAATGATGTTGTAATCACCCCCTCGACGATCCGCGGTGTTGAAAGCAACGGAATGTGCTGTTCGCTATCAGAACTTGGGGTTGAGCATAAGTTTTTAAACGAGAATCAAATCGCCGGTATTGAAGAGCTGCCGGATGAAGCGGAAGTGGGAAATGAAAATGTCCTTTCTTACCTTGGGCTAGACGATGTTATTTTAGATTTAAAACTTCTTGCCAATCGCCCGGATTGTTCGGCGGCGATTAATTTGTCGCGCGAGCTTGGAGGCCTTTTTGAAAGAAAGGTCTCGCTTCCGACCGCAAATTTGAAAGCGGATTTTGACAGTGGTTTAAAAGTCGAATCACAAACGGAAAAGTGTCCCTTATTTTCCTTGATGGAAATTAAGGGAATAAGGGTTAAACCTTCACCTAAATGGCTGAAAACGGTTCTGATGGCTTCGGGAATCCGCTCAATTAATAATGTTGTCGATATCGGCAATTATATTATGCTTCTAACCGGACAACCCCTTCATATGTATGATCTTGATAAGGTCAATGGTGAGAGTTTTGTCATTCGCGACGATATCGAAGATGAAGACTGGATGGCGCTAGATGACAATGCCTATCACGTTATGGCGGGCGATATCGCAATAACGGTTAATAATAAAATAATGTGTCTTGGTGGAGTGATGGGATCAAAAACGGCCGAAGTTGATGCCGGTAGCAAACATATTGCGGTTGAGGCGGCCCTCTTTGACGGCGCGACCATCCGTCACACTTCAACGCGACTAAATTTGGTAAGTGATTCTTCATCGCGGTTTGCAAAGGGAATTAATCCTCATCAAAGCGAATGGGTTTTAGCTTTGGTATCCCGTTTGCTTCGTGAACTGGCGGATGCCAAGGAAATCTCAAATGTCATAACTTACGACCATATCAACCATGGAAAGCAGTTGATTAGTTTTTCTATTCAGGATATCAACCATCGCTTGGGTACAAGTTTTTCTTTGTCGGAGATAAAAAAAGCACTGACAAATCTGTCTTTTAAAATTATTGAGGAAAGGGCGGAATCCGCGCTTGTGGTCGAAGTGCCGGATTTTAGAATTGATATCTCGGGAGTGGCTGATTTAAGCGAAGAAGTTATCCGTTACTACGGGTATGATAATGTCGTCAGTTCTTTGCCGATTTTTGCCACGACAGTCGGGGGATATAATTTTGAGCAAGACGCCATTAAAAAACTACGTCATTTCTTACTCAGCAACGGGTTGAATGAGGCGTTGACTTATTCGCTTATCAGTGAGCAGGAAACGAAGGAGTTCGCCTATTTGAATAAGGATATTCCTTTTAAACTATTACATCCTATGACTCCTGAACATGCCTTGTTTCGGACCAATACCCTCGCTTCTTTACTCAAGGTGGCGGAATATAATGTGGCTCATCAAATGGAGGACTTTGCCCTTTTTGAAATATCTAACGCTTATGGGCAAAATAGTTCCATGACCCAGCTTTCGGTTGTCCTTGTCGGTCAGGACAAGAAATGGGGAAGCATTCAAAAGGAAAGTTATAATTACTATCATGCTAAGGGTTTACTCGAAGGGATTTTTCTTGCGTTTGGCATTGAACCCAGCCGCTATCATCTACAGAAATTTTCCAGTTCAGGCAATGAGTTTCATCCTGGTCGTTCGGCGGAGGTTTTCTTTGCCAAGGATCCGACTGCCGTTTTAGGTGAGATTCATCCTGAATGGAAGAAGAACCATGGGTTTAACAAATTGGCAGTCGTGGCTTTAACTTTAAATCTCGATTCTTTGCTGGCACTCAAAACCAGTCCGATCAAAAGTAAAGCCATCCCTAAGTATCCGTTTGTTCGCCGTGATTTGGCTTTTGTTATCGAACAAGCTATTGCGGTAAGCGATGTGGAAAAATGTATTAAAAAGGCAGGAAGAGCCCTAGTGAAGAACGTGGAAGTGTTTGATGTCTATCAAGGTGAGCATGTGCAAGATGGAATGAAATCAATCGCGATAAGCGTTTTTTACGGAGACGACAAAAAAACCTTGACCGATGGCGATGTCCGGACGATAGAAGAAGAAATTAAATCGGCCTTATTTCATCAATTTAAGGCTGAACTACGGGGGTAA
- the pheS gene encoding phenylalanine--tRNA ligase subunit alpha, translating to MKGNLDSLLNEIKVKISEAKSLEDLTAIFNIYYAKKGKISELMQLMRNIPTEEKAEYGKEVNALKEEANLLLADKKQKLEQIALSQQLEQEKIDLTLPGKNYFPGGINPLFLIKDEIEGIFIGMGYEIAEGPEIESDHFNFELLNIPADHPARDMQDSFYIDDKTLLRTHTSPVQARVMQEKKGQPIKVICPGKVFRRDDDDATHSHQFAQVEGLVIDKNINMANLKATLELFIKRMFGEKREIRLRSSYFPFTEPSVEVDVSCFECGGKGCSVCKGTGWIEILGAGMVHPNVLRMNGYDPDEYQGFAFGIGIERVAMLRYGIDDIRKFYTNDIRFLQQYVRIK from the coding sequence ATGAAAGGTAATCTCGACAGTTTACTAAATGAAATTAAGGTTAAAATTTCGGAAGCCAAATCACTGGAAGATCTGACCGCCATTTTTAACATTTACTATGCCAAAAAAGGCAAAATCAGCGAATTAATGCAATTGATGCGCAATATTCCTACCGAGGAAAAAGCGGAATACGGGAAGGAAGTAAATGCACTTAAAGAAGAAGCTAATTTACTTTTAGCGGACAAAAAACAAAAGCTTGAGCAAATTGCCCTTTCTCAACAATTGGAGCAGGAAAAAATCGATTTGACTTTGCCGGGTAAAAATTATTTCCCCGGGGGTATCAATCCCCTGTTTCTCATCAAAGACGAAATCGAAGGGATTTTTATCGGGATGGGATATGAGATTGCCGAAGGTCCGGAGATTGAATCCGATCACTTTAATTTTGAGTTGCTTAATATCCCCGCCGATCACCCCGCGCGCGATATGCAGGATAGTTTTTATATTGATGACAAGACATTGTTGCGGACCCATACTTCGCCCGTTCAGGCTCGGGTAATGCAAGAAAAAAAAGGGCAACCTATTAAAGTTATCTGCCCGGGAAAAGTATTTCGTCGCGATGACGATGATGCAACGCACTCCCATCAATTTGCCCAAGTCGAAGGATTGGTTATCGATAAAAACATCAATATGGCTAATTTAAAGGCGACTTTGGAGTTATTTATAAAAAGAATGTTTGGCGAGAAAAGAGAGATTCGTCTTCGTTCAAGTTACTTCCCTTTTACCGAACCAAGTGTAGAGGTCGATGTCAGTTGCTTTGAGTGCGGAGGAAAAGGTTGCTCCGTTTGCAAAGGAACGGGGTGGATTGAAATCTTAGGGGCGGGAATGGTTCATCCCAATGTCCTGCGAATGAATGGATATGACCCCGATGAATATCAAGGCTTTGCCTTTGGTATTGGCATCGAGCGGGTGGCCATGCTTCGCTATGGCATTGATGATATTAGAAAATTTTATACCAACGATATTCGCTTTTTACAGCAATACGTTCGTATTAAGTAA
- a CDS encoding DUF177 domain-containing protein, producing MRIFLNECSNKPLILKASVDLSAFSIRDNPTLRKILSSNVETSVIESGDIIEIDVRMEAEVELECAYTLEPFMKKIRLHDQLIFTFDKENEDPNIFPISGNYIDLDPYLFGLLLTEIPLKAVKPGAKLPKVGDGVRILSEEEYAAGRGKNNPFEGIKVEEDE from the coding sequence ATGCGAATCTTTCTTAATGAGTGTTCAAATAAACCGCTTATTTTAAAGGCATCAGTTGATTTGTCGGCTTTTTCGATACGGGATAATCCAACATTGAGGAAAATCCTTTCGAGCAACGTGGAAACCAGTGTTATTGAAAGCGGCGACATTATTGAAATTGATGTCCGGATGGAAGCGGAAGTTGAACTAGAATGCGCTTATACTCTCGAGCCTTTTATGAAGAAGATCCGCCTTCATGATCAATTGATTTTTACTTTTGATAAAGAAAATGAAGATCCCAATATTTTTCCAATCAGCGGCAATTACATCGATTTGGATCCTTACTTATTTGGCTTACTGCTTACTGAGATTCCGCTCAAGGCCGTTAAACCCGGGGCAAAACTTCCAAAAGTGGGAGACGGAGTGAGAATTTTAAGTGAGGAAGAATACGCGGCTGGTCGTGGGAAAAATAACCCATTTGAAGGGATTAAAGTCGAAGAAGACGAGTGA